From Dasypus novemcinctus isolate mDasNov1 chromosome 11, mDasNov1.1.hap2, whole genome shotgun sequence, one genomic window encodes:
- the LOC101443496 gene encoding olfactory receptor 7A17-like: protein MEPENQTRVSEFILLGLSEDTEVQSLLFGLFLSMYLVTFTGNMLIVLAIILDSHLHTPMYFFLSNLSFTDICFISTTVPKMLQNFQTENKIIAYESCIIQMFFFMLLGQLDSALLTVMAYDRFVAICHPLHYMVIMNPRLCGLLLLASWLLSVLDSLLQCLMILRLSFCTELEIPHFFCEINQVLQLACSDTFLNDLVTYFSSGLLAFIPLTGILFSYSKIISSILRISTAEGKYKAFSTCGSHLSVVTLFYGTGLGVYLSSTASQNSRTNAIASVMYTVVIPMLNPFIYSLRNKDMKQAFKKLRNILCIKGCLPHV from the coding sequence ATGGAACCAGAAAACCAAACACGTGTGTCAGAATttatcctcctggggctctcagaagatACAGAGGTGCAGTCCTTGCTCTTTGGGCTGTTCCtctccatgtacctggtcaccttcaCTGGAAACATGCTCATCGTCCTTGctatcatcttggactcccacctccacacacccatgtacttctttctctctaacttgtcttttacagatatctgtttcatttccaccactgtcccaaagatgctgcaGAACttccagacagaaaacaaaattatagcTTATGAAAGCTGCATCATCCAGAtgttttttttcatgcttttagGACAATTAGATAGTGCCCTTTTgactgtgatggcctatgaccgcttcgtggccatctgtcaccctttgcactacatggtcatcatgaacccccggctctgtggcctcctgctgcttgcatcctggttattgagtgttttggactccCTTTTACAATGCTTAATGATTTTgcgattgtctttttgtacagagttggaaataccccactttttctgtgaaattaATCAGGTACTCCAACTTGCTTGTTCTGATaccttcctcaatgacctagTGACGTATTTTTCATCTGGCCTTCTGGCTTTTATTCCACTCACTGGGATCCTTTTCTCTTATTCTAAGATTAtatcctccattttgagaatttcaacagctGAGGGCAAGTATAAAGCATTctctacttgtgggtctcacctctcagtggtgaccttgttttatggtacaggtcttggagtgtatcttagctccACTGCTTCTCAAAACTCAAGGAcgaatgcaatagcctcagtgatgtacacggtGGTCATTCCTATGCTGAATCCCTTTatctacagtcttagaaacaaggacatgaagcaggcctttaaaaagcttaGAAACATTCTCTGTATTAAAGGATGCTTGCCTCATGTTTAG